A single region of the Paraburkholderia sprentiae WSM5005 genome encodes:
- a CDS encoding 2-keto-4-pentenoate hydratase: MTRYDLAQRLVEARRQHRPIVAPPPDSLPPDAASAYAIQQAVIVGLGESTGAWKIGAKSPGGATSGAPIPASLVVPSPARLAHDGFFRVLVELEIAFRFDATIEPRAQAYARDEVLSKLGAVLPAIEIVDSRFAEWPNVAPLAQLADAQNNGALITGHPAVYASLARGFDFVSPELELSFNGRSLIPEMTGNPAGDPRELLVWFVNHCAAMGITIERDWTLTTGSYVGAHKIDEPGIVRGHIDGLGEVEIELT; the protein is encoded by the coding sequence ATCACGCGATACGATCTTGCGCAACGCCTCGTCGAGGCACGCCGGCAGCACCGGCCGATCGTGGCGCCGCCACCCGACAGCCTGCCCCCCGATGCGGCGAGCGCTTACGCGATCCAACAGGCGGTGATCGTGGGTCTCGGCGAGTCGACCGGCGCGTGGAAAATCGGCGCGAAGTCGCCCGGCGGCGCGACGTCGGGCGCGCCCATTCCGGCCTCGCTGGTGGTGCCGTCGCCGGCGCGGCTCGCGCACGACGGATTCTTCCGCGTGCTGGTCGAGCTCGAGATCGCGTTCCGCTTCGACGCGACGATCGAGCCGCGCGCTCAGGCGTATGCGCGCGACGAGGTGCTGTCCAAGCTCGGCGCGGTGCTGCCGGCCATCGAGATCGTCGACAGCCGCTTTGCCGAGTGGCCGAACGTCGCACCGCTCGCGCAGTTGGCCGACGCGCAGAACAACGGCGCGCTGATCACCGGCCATCCTGCCGTCTATGCGAGCCTCGCGCGCGGCTTCGACTTCGTGTCGCCGGAACTGGAGCTGAGTTTCAACGGCCGTTCGCTGATACCGGAAATGACCGGCAACCCAGCGGGCGATCCGCGCGAGCTGCTCGTGTGGTTCGTCAACCATTGCGCGGCGATGGGCATCACCATCGAGCGTGACTGGACCTTGACGACTGGTTCGTACGTTGGCGCGCACAAGATCGACGAGCCGGGCATCGTGCGCGGTCATATCGACGGACTCGGTGAAGTGGAGATCGAACTGACCTGA
- a CDS encoding MFS family transporter translates to MNDRTEQSIVASAHDTRRRIFAIVGASSGNLVEWFDFYVYSFTALYFAPSFFPSGNTTTQLLNTAGVFAAGFLMRPIGGWFFGRLADKRGRRTAMMVSVFMMCGGSLVIAMLPTYAQIGALAPALLLLARLLQGLSVGGEYGTSATYMSEVALKGRRGFFASFQYVTLIGGQLCALLVLVTLQQTLTTEELKAWGWRVPFVIGAIAALIALYLRKSLDETTTAAMRQRKEAGTLRGLWEHKTAFMTVLGFTAGGSLIFYTFTTYMQKYLVNTAGMHAKTASSVMTAALFVYMLMQPAFGALSDRIGRRRSMLCFGLFATLGTVPLLHALKDVTSPYAAFALVVVALAIVSFYTSISGLIKAEMFPPQVRALGVGLSYAVANAIFGGSAEYVALWLKQANVESMFFWYVTAMCAIAGLVSLRMRDPSTQGYLRHEP, encoded by the coding sequence ATGAACGACCGAACCGAACAATCCATCGTGGCCTCGGCGCACGATACACGGCGCCGCATTTTTGCAATCGTCGGCGCTTCATCGGGCAATCTCGTCGAGTGGTTTGACTTCTACGTGTATTCGTTCACGGCGCTCTACTTCGCGCCGTCGTTCTTCCCGAGTGGCAACACGACCACGCAGTTGCTGAACACGGCGGGCGTGTTCGCCGCGGGCTTTCTGATGCGGCCGATCGGCGGCTGGTTCTTCGGGCGGCTCGCCGACAAACGCGGTCGCCGCACCGCGATGATGGTGTCGGTATTCATGATGTGCGGCGGCTCGCTAGTGATCGCGATGCTGCCCACCTACGCGCAGATCGGCGCGCTCGCGCCGGCGTTGCTGCTGCTCGCGCGGCTGTTGCAGGGCTTGTCGGTGGGCGGCGAATACGGCACCAGCGCAACCTATATGAGCGAAGTCGCGTTGAAGGGCCGGCGCGGCTTTTTCGCGTCGTTCCAGTATGTGACGCTGATCGGCGGCCAACTGTGCGCGCTGCTCGTGCTCGTGACCCTGCAACAGACGCTGACGACCGAAGAGCTGAAGGCATGGGGCTGGCGCGTGCCGTTCGTGATTGGCGCCATCGCCGCGTTGATCGCGCTGTATCTGCGCAAATCCCTTGATGAAACCACCACCGCCGCGATGCGCCAGCGCAAGGAAGCGGGCACGCTGCGCGGGCTGTGGGAGCACAAGACCGCGTTCATGACGGTGCTCGGCTTCACAGCCGGCGGCTCGCTGATCTTCTACACGTTCACCACCTACATGCAAAAGTACCTGGTCAACACGGCCGGCATGCACGCGAAGACCGCGAGCTCGGTGATGACCGCCGCGTTGTTCGTCTACATGTTGATGCAGCCGGCGTTCGGCGCGTTGTCGGACCGCATCGGGCGGCGCCGCTCGATGCTGTGTTTCGGCCTGTTCGCTACCCTCGGCACGGTGCCGCTGCTGCATGCGCTGAAAGACGTGACGAGCCCGTATGCGGCCTTCGCGCTGGTCGTGGTGGCGCTCGCGATCGTCAGCTTCTATACGTCGATCAGCGGTCTGATCAAGGCGGAAATGTTCCCGCCACAAGTGCGCGCGCTCGGCGTGGGCTTGTCGTATGCGGTCGCGAACGCGATCTTCGGCGGCTCGGCGGAGTACGTTGCGCTGTGGCTGAAGCAGGCCAACGTCGAATCGATGTTCTTCTGGTACGTGACGGCGATGTGCGCGATCGCGGGCCTCGTGTCGTTACGCATGCGCGATCCGTCGACGCAAGGGTATTTGCGTCACGAGCCTTGA
- a CDS encoding YeaH/YhbH family protein: MLHQIIDRRLAGKNKSIANRERFLRRVKNYIRRAVSEAVRDRSIKDIQNTQSITIPRKDIAEPSFRHGPGGRREMVHPGNSDYIRGDKIQRPQGGGGGGGGSQASNEGEGQDDFVFELSREEFMQYFFDDLELPRLVKTHLMAVPTWKSVRAGWAAEGTPNNIDVVRSLRSALGRRIALGAPLVNQLHELERQLEELMADPADRREEIKRLEDDIHHLKGRIWRIPFIDPFDLRYVNRVKQPTPSSQAVMFCLMDVSGSMDEQRKDLAKRFFILLYLFLKRNYERIEVVFIRHHTRAEEVDEDTFFHSTESGGTVVSSALELMRKVMDERYSPTEWNIYGAQASDGDNWTDDSPKCRKILSDDILEKVRYFAYIQVTPEEQNLWLEYAQLALSQPHMAMKKVETAADIYPVFRELFEKQAATS; the protein is encoded by the coding sequence GTGCTTCATCAAATCATCGACCGCAGGTTGGCAGGTAAGAACAAAAGTATTGCGAATCGCGAGCGCTTTTTGCGCCGCGTCAAAAACTACATTCGTCGTGCCGTGTCGGAGGCGGTGCGCGACCGCAGCATCAAGGACATTCAGAACACCCAGAGCATCACCATTCCGCGCAAGGACATCGCGGAGCCGTCGTTCCGTCACGGACCGGGCGGCCGGCGCGAGATGGTGCATCCCGGCAACTCGGACTACATCCGCGGCGACAAGATTCAGCGCCCGCAAGGTGGCGGTGGCGGCGGCGGAGGGAGTCAGGCCAGTAACGAGGGCGAAGGTCAGGACGACTTCGTGTTCGAACTGAGCCGCGAAGAGTTCATGCAGTATTTCTTCGACGACCTCGAACTGCCGCGTCTCGTCAAAACTCATCTGATGGCGGTGCCGACGTGGAAAAGCGTCCGCGCGGGCTGGGCCGCCGAGGGCACGCCCAACAACATCGACGTGGTGCGCTCGTTGCGCAGCGCGCTCGGCCGGCGCATCGCGCTCGGCGCGCCGCTCGTCAACCAGCTGCACGAATTGGAGCGCCAGCTCGAAGAGTTGATGGCCGATCCCGCCGATCGCCGCGAAGAGATCAAGCGGCTCGAGGACGACATCCACCATCTGAAAGGACGGATCTGGCGCATTCCGTTCATCGATCCATTCGATCTGCGCTACGTGAATCGCGTGAAGCAGCCCACGCCGTCGAGCCAGGCGGTGATGTTCTGCCTGATGGACGTGTCCGGTTCGATGGACGAGCAGCGCAAGGATCTCGCCAAGCGCTTCTTCATCCTGCTGTACCTGTTCCTGAAGCGTAACTACGAGCGCATCGAAGTCGTGTTCATTCGCCACCACACGCGCGCCGAGGAAGTCGACGAGGACACGTTCTTCCACTCGACCGAAAGCGGCGGCACCGTCGTGTCGAGCGCGCTCGAACTGATGCGCAAGGTGATGGACGAACGCTACTCGCCGACTGAATGGAACATTTACGGCGCCCAGGCGTCCGATGGCGACAACTGGACCGACGACTCGCCGAAATGCCGCAAGATACTGTCGGATGACATCCTGGAGAAGGTGCGGTATTTTGCGTATATTCAGGTGACGCCCGAAGAGCAGAATCTGTGGCTCGAATACGCGCAACTGGCGCTATCGCAACCGCATATGGCGATGAAGAAGGTCGAGACCGCGGCCGACATTTATCCGGTGTTTCGCGAGCTGTTCGAGAAGCAGGCGGCGACTTCGTGA
- the rbsK gene encoding ribokinase has protein sequence MASNETGARVTVVGSLNMDLVVRSPRLPQPGETLAGRTFAQVAGGKGGNQAVAAARLGAQVSMLGCVGADANGAQLRAGLEAERIDCAALETGGAPSGVALIVVDDASQNTIVIVAGSNGEVTPATIARHEATLAAADVVICQLETPPESVRAALATARRLGKTVILNPAPATGPLPADWLPLIDYLIPNELEAAALSGLTVDSPEDAARAAAALRAAGARNVLVTLGARGVHAALEGAAVMRYDAPRVEAVDTTAAGDTFIGGFAAQLAQGATVEAAIHFAQRAAALSVTRAGAQPSIPTRSEVDAFG, from the coding sequence GTGGCAAGCAACGAAACGGGCGCACGCGTCACGGTGGTCGGCAGTCTGAATATGGACCTCGTGGTGCGCTCGCCACGCCTGCCGCAGCCGGGCGAGACGCTGGCTGGGCGCACCTTCGCGCAGGTCGCGGGCGGCAAAGGCGGCAACCAGGCCGTCGCGGCCGCGCGGCTCGGAGCGCAGGTGTCGATGCTCGGCTGTGTCGGTGCCGATGCGAACGGCGCGCAGCTGCGCGCGGGCCTCGAAGCGGAGCGCATCGATTGCGCGGCGCTCGAAACCGGCGGCGCGCCGAGCGGCGTCGCGCTGATCGTCGTCGACGATGCGAGCCAGAACACGATCGTGATCGTCGCGGGTAGCAACGGCGAGGTCACGCCCGCCACAATCGCACGACACGAAGCGACGCTCGCCGCCGCCGATGTGGTGATCTGTCAACTCGAAACGCCGCCCGAATCGGTGCGCGCGGCGCTCGCCACGGCGCGCCGGCTCGGCAAGACCGTGATCCTGAACCCGGCGCCCGCCACCGGCCCGTTGCCGGCCGACTGGCTGCCGCTGATCGACTATCTGATCCCGAACGAACTCGAAGCCGCCGCGCTGAGCGGTCTGACCGTCGATTCGCCCGAGGACGCCGCGCGGGCCGCCGCCGCATTGCGCGCGGCCGGCGCGCGCAACGTGCTGGTCACGCTCGGCGCTCGCGGCGTGCACGCCGCGCTCGAAGGTGCGGCCGTGATGCGGTACGACGCGCCGCGCGTCGAGGCGGTCGATACGACCGCGGCCGGCGACACCTTCATCGGCGGCTTCGCGGCGCAGCTTGCGCAGGGCGCGACTGTCGAAGCGGCGATCCACTTTGCGCAACGCGCCGCCGCGCTATCGGTGACGCGCGCGGGCGCGCAACCATCGATACCGACGCGCTCCGAGGTCGACGCATTCGGCTGA
- a CDS encoding PrkA family serine protein kinase, producing the protein MDIYSSFATRFEKTREDELSLEEYLALCKDNPAAYATAGERMLTAIGEPEQIDTRNDPRLSRIFANKVIKVYPAFREFYGMEEVIEQVVAYFRHSAQGLEEKKQILYLLGPVGGGKSSIAERLKQLMERVPFYAIKGSPVNESPLGLFDYEEDGPILEEQYGIPRRYLRGILSPWAVKRLHEYNGDIRKFRVVRRYPSILRQIAISKTEPGDENNQDISSLVGKVDIRKLEQYAQDDADAYSYSGGLCLANQGLLEFVEMFKAPIKVLHPLLTATQEGNFKGTEGFGAIPFDGIILAHSNESEWKAFRNNRNNEALLDRIFVVKVPYCLRYSEEVKIYEKLLRNSSLANAVCAPGTLKMMAQMSVLTRLQEPENSSLFSKMQVYDGENLKDTDPKAKSYQEYRDFAGVDEGMTGVSTRFAFKILSRVFNFDSTEVAANPVHLMYVLEQQIEREQFPPETEQKYLSFIKDVLASRYAEFIGKEIQTAYLESYSEYGQNIFDRYVTYADFWIQDQEFRDHDTGESFDRASLNAELEKIEKPAGISNPKDFRNEIVNFVLRARAANAGKNPAWISYEKLRVVIEKKMFSNTEELLPVISFNAKGSAEEQRKHEDFVNRMVAKGYTPKQVRLLCDWYLRVRKSS; encoded by the coding sequence ATGGATATCTACAGCAGTTTCGCGACCCGCTTCGAGAAAACACGGGAGGACGAACTCTCGCTCGAGGAGTATCTCGCGCTCTGCAAAGACAATCCCGCCGCGTACGCCACCGCCGGCGAACGCATGTTGACGGCAATTGGAGAACCGGAACAGATCGACACGCGCAACGATCCGCGTCTATCGCGTATCTTCGCGAACAAGGTCATCAAGGTATACCCCGCATTCCGTGAGTTCTACGGGATGGAAGAGGTGATCGAGCAGGTGGTCGCCTACTTCCGGCACTCGGCCCAGGGGCTCGAAGAAAAGAAGCAGATACTGTATCTGTTAGGACCGGTCGGCGGCGGCAAGTCGTCGATCGCCGAACGTCTGAAGCAGCTGATGGAACGCGTGCCGTTCTATGCGATCAAGGGCTCGCCCGTCAATGAATCGCCGCTCGGTCTGTTCGACTACGAGGAAGACGGTCCGATCCTCGAAGAGCAATACGGCATCCCTCGTCGCTACCTGCGAGGCATTCTGAGTCCGTGGGCGGTCAAGCGCCTGCACGAGTACAACGGCGACATCCGCAAGTTCCGCGTCGTGCGCCGCTATCCGTCGATCCTTCGCCAGATCGCTATCTCGAAGACGGAACCGGGCGACGAAAACAATCAGGACATCTCGTCGCTGGTCGGCAAGGTCGATATCCGCAAGCTCGAACAGTACGCGCAGGACGACGCCGACGCCTACAGCTACTCGGGCGGCCTGTGCCTCGCCAATCAGGGCCTGCTCGAATTCGTCGAAATGTTCAAGGCGCCGATCAAGGTGTTGCACCCGCTGCTCACCGCGACCCAGGAAGGCAACTTCAAGGGCACGGAAGGCTTCGGCGCGATTCCGTTCGACGGCATCATCCTCGCTCACTCGAACGAGTCGGAGTGGAAGGCATTCCGCAACAACCGTAACAACGAGGCGCTGCTCGACCGGATCTTCGTCGTCAAGGTGCCGTACTGCCTGCGCTATAGCGAAGAGGTCAAGATCTACGAGAAGTTGCTGCGCAACTCGTCGCTCGCCAACGCGGTGTGCGCGCCGGGCACGCTCAAGATGATGGCGCAGATGTCCGTGCTCACGCGTTTGCAGGAGCCGGAGAACTCGAGCCTGTTCTCGAAGATGCAGGTCTACGACGGCGAGAATCTGAAGGACACGGACCCGAAAGCGAAATCGTATCAGGAGTATCGCGACTTCGCCGGCGTCGACGAAGGCATGACCGGCGTGTCGACCCGCTTCGCGTTCAAGATTCTGTCGCGCGTGTTCAACTTCGACTCGACCGAAGTCGCGGCCAACCCGGTACATCTGATGTACGTGCTCGAACAGCAGATCGAACGCGAGCAGTTCCCGCCGGAGACCGAGCAGAAGTATCTGTCCTTTATCAAGGACGTGCTCGCCTCGCGCTATGCGGAGTTCATCGGCAAGGAGATTCAGACCGCGTATCTGGAGTCGTACTCCGAGTACGGTCAGAACATCTTCGACCGCTACGTCACGTATGCGGACTTCTGGATCCAGGATCAGGAGTTCCGCGACCACGACACCGGCGAAAGCTTCGACCGTGCCTCGTTGAACGCCGAACTGGAGAAAATCGAGAAGCCGGCGGGCATCAGCAACCCGAAGGACTTCCGCAACGAAATCGTGAACTTCGTGCTGCGTGCGCGGGCTGCGAATGCGGGCAAGAACCCCGCGTGGATCAGCTACGAGAAGCTGCGCGTCGTGATCGAAAAGAAGATGTTCTCGAACACGGAAGAGCTGTTGCCGGTGATCTCGTTCAACGCGAAGGGCTCGGCCGAAGAGCAGCGCAAGCATGAAGACTTCGTCAATCGCATGGTGGCGAAGGGCTATACGCCGAAGCAGGTGCGCTTGCTGTGCGACTGGTATCTGCGCGTGCGCAAGTCGTCATGA
- a CDS encoding LacI family DNA-binding transcriptional regulator: MATIKDVAAVAGVSFTTVSHVVNNSRPVSADVRAKVEHAIRQLHYVPSAVARSLKARSTATIGLVVPNSTNPYFAELARGIEDGCARNGYCVFFCNSDDDPAKQRNYLRVLQEKRIDGLIVASAGDDAVLAQALADAREPLVVVDRNIEGINADLVQIDHEKGAYLATRHLLELGHVRIGCITGPVQTAVSAMRVHGFIRAMAERGIEIAADAIVESDFSGTGGHRAAAQLFDTVRPSAIFAGNDMMGIGALRAAAERNISVPRDCSIIGFDDIELGCFTFPSLSTVGQSVRALGDTAAQTLIDRIAEASANHAARAPARRRVVSPRLIVRESTATWAGDARRDLAA; encoded by the coding sequence ATGGCGACGATCAAGGATGTAGCGGCCGTGGCGGGGGTGTCGTTCACGACGGTATCGCACGTCGTGAACAACTCGCGGCCGGTGTCGGCCGATGTGCGCGCGAAAGTCGAGCACGCGATCCGTCAACTGCACTATGTGCCGTCGGCAGTCGCGCGCTCGCTGAAGGCGCGCTCGACCGCGACGATCGGACTGGTGGTGCCGAACAGCACGAACCCGTATTTCGCGGAGCTCGCGCGCGGCATCGAGGACGGCTGCGCGCGCAACGGCTACTGTGTGTTCTTCTGCAACTCTGACGACGACCCCGCGAAGCAGCGCAACTATCTGCGCGTGCTGCAGGAAAAACGCATCGACGGGTTGATCGTCGCATCCGCCGGCGACGACGCCGTGCTCGCGCAGGCGCTCGCCGACGCGCGCGAGCCGCTCGTCGTGGTGGACCGCAACATCGAGGGGATCAACGCGGATCTGGTGCAGATCGATCACGAGAAGGGCGCGTATCTGGCCACGCGTCATCTGCTCGAACTCGGGCATGTGCGGATCGGCTGCATCACGGGGCCGGTGCAGACCGCGGTCAGCGCGATGCGCGTGCACGGCTTCATTCGCGCGATGGCCGAGCGCGGCATCGAGATTGCCGCCGATGCGATCGTCGAAAGCGATTTCTCGGGGACGGGCGGACACCGTGCGGCCGCGCAGTTATTCGACACGGTCAGGCCGTCGGCGATTTTCGCGGGCAACGACATGATGGGCATCGGCGCATTGCGCGCGGCGGCCGAGCGCAACATCAGCGTGCCGCGCGACTGTTCGATCATCGGTTTCGACGATATCGAGCTGGGCTGCTTCACGTTCCCGTCGCTGTCGACGGTCGGGCAGTCGGTGCGAGCGCTCGGTGACACCGCTGCGCAGACGCTGATCGACCGGATCGCCGAGGCGTCGGCGAACCACGCCGCGCGGGCGCCGGCGCGCCGGCGCGTGGTGTCGCCGCGGCTGATCGTGCGCGAGTCCACCGCGACGTGGGCGGGCGATGCGCGGCGGGATCTGGCGGCTTGA
- a CDS encoding SpoVR family protein translates to MEREPLVPEQSAICSTGHTGTPIEGQREVRMNVADRRPLPCPSDWTFELIEEYDSHIARVAEQYELDVYPIQLELISAEQMMDAYASVGMPVNYRHWSFGKHFLSTEKSYRRGQMGLAYEIVINSNPCIAYLMEENTMTMQALVIAHAAYGHNSFFKGNYLFRLWTDAHAIIDYLVYAKNYIAECEERYGLDRVEELLDSCHALMNYGVDRYKRPQKLSLQKEFAARREREAYLQSQVNELWRTLPTRHTPLPEEVEERYPPEPQENLLYFAEKNAPLLEPWEREVIRIVRKIGQYFYPQRQTQVMNEGWATFWHYTLLNTMYNQGKLEDGFMMEFLHSHSNVVYQPPVTKPYYSGINPYALGFSMMSDIRRICESPTDEDRRWFPDLAGSPWLPAMHYAMRNFKDESFVAQYLSPHLIREMRLFSVLDDDMRDALEVSAIHDDSGYQYVRQALSRQYDMHHREPNIQVWAVNTRGDRSLTLRHFMSDNRHLSPDSDEVLKHMARLWQFDVYLESVDENGTVRKRYECRYMPPSLRI, encoded by the coding sequence ATGGAACGGGAACCGCTCGTGCCGGAGCAGTCCGCGATCTGCAGCACGGGACACACCGGAACGCCCATCGAGGGGCAAAGGGAAGTCCGTATGAACGTAGCCGATAGACGGCCTCTGCCGTGCCCGTCCGACTGGACCTTCGAATTGATCGAAGAGTACGACTCGCATATTGCCCGTGTTGCGGAGCAATACGAGCTCGACGTGTATCCGATCCAGCTCGAACTCATCAGCGCCGAACAGATGATGGATGCCTATGCGTCCGTCGGTATGCCGGTGAACTACCGTCACTGGTCGTTCGGCAAACATTTTCTTTCTACGGAAAAAAGCTATCGTCGCGGCCAGATGGGGCTCGCGTACGAAATCGTCATCAATTCGAACCCCTGCATCGCCTATCTGATGGAAGAGAACACGATGACGATGCAGGCGCTCGTCATCGCCCATGCGGCCTACGGTCACAACTCGTTCTTCAAGGGCAACTATCTGTTCCGCTTGTGGACGGACGCGCACGCGATCATCGACTACCTCGTCTACGCGAAAAACTACATCGCGGAATGCGAGGAGCGCTATGGGCTCGACCGCGTCGAGGAATTGCTCGATTCGTGCCACGCGCTGATGAATTACGGCGTGGACCGTTACAAGCGGCCGCAGAAGCTGTCGCTGCAGAAAGAGTTCGCCGCGCGTCGCGAACGCGAGGCGTATCTGCAGTCGCAGGTCAACGAGTTGTGGCGCACCTTGCCCACGCGCCATACACCGCTGCCCGAGGAGGTCGAAGAGCGCTATCCGCCCGAGCCGCAGGAAAACCTGCTGTATTTTGCGGAGAAAAACGCGCCGCTACTCGAGCCGTGGGAGCGCGAGGTGATCCGCATCGTGCGCAAGATCGGTCAGTACTTCTACCCGCAGCGGCAGACCCAGGTGATGAACGAAGGCTGGGCGACGTTCTGGCACTACACGCTGCTCAATACGATGTACAACCAGGGCAAGCTCGAAGACGGCTTCATGATGGAGTTTCTCCATTCCCACAGCAATGTCGTCTACCAGCCGCCGGTCACGAAGCCGTATTACAGCGGCATCAACCCGTATGCGCTCGGCTTTTCGATGATGAGCGACATTCGCCGCATCTGCGAATCGCCGACCGACGAAGATCGCCGGTGGTTCCCGGATCTGGCCGGCAGTCCGTGGCTGCCCGCGATGCACTACGCGATGCGCAACTTCAAGGACGAGAGCTTCGTCGCGCAGTATCTGTCGCCGCATCTGATCCGCGAAATGCGCCTGTTCTCGGTGCTCGACGACGACATGCGCGACGCGCTCGAAGTGTCGGCGATTCACGACGATAGCGGCTACCAGTACGTACGCCAGGCGCTGTCGCGGCAGTACGACATGCATCACCGCGAGCCGAACATTCAGGTGTGGGCCGTCAATACACGCGGTGACCGCAGTCTCACGTTGCGTCATTTCATGAGCGATAACCGGCACCTGTCACCGGATAGCGACGAAGTGCTCAAGCATATGGCGCGCTTATGGCAGTTCGACGTGTACCTCGAAAGCGTCGACGAAAACGGTACCGTCAGAAAACGCTACGAGTGCCGGTACATGCCGCCGTCCTTGAGAATCTGA
- a CDS encoding methyl-accepting chemotaxis protein, with protein MVNKGITIKARIGLTMAFLAALLVAIGVFGLFGMSRSNDAYRDTFTDAMPSAVNIGNAEIYAARERLALDRAALLVGTPEAASTIERARMLGGTSDVWWKKYLDLPRNADEDRLAQDVAAKRNTLHQHLEAFAGSITANDQNQLVEDAKHLQVVFNDLVVADDALRKFQFDSAKLGYDAAQSSFETFRIVSIAALALGVIAAALSYLTLSRAIARPLGEALGHFEAIAAGDLRRPVMVTSRDEMGQLLDGIAKMQRSLTETVRSVRGGSESIATATREIAAGNIDLSSRTEEQASALQETASSMEQLTGTVRQNADNARQASALAANASEIANKGSAVVGQVVGTMGDINQSSAKIADIISIIEGIAFQTNILALNAAVEAARAGEEGRGFAVVAGEVRSLAQRSSAAAKEIKELIDTSVQRVHSGTALVDEAGRTMSEIIGAVQRVTDIMGEIAAASEEQSGGIDQVARAVTQMDEVTQQNAALVEEAAAAASSLEEQATRLRSAVAVFQVDDSGRGGHEAASAVAAPKRVRSPSPAATRARKTTQATAQAALRPKTPVPAAVAPQVAVAAAPAPARAPARPATTAGSDQEWETF; from the coding sequence ATGGTGAACAAAGGCATCACGATCAAGGCGCGAATTGGCCTCACGATGGCATTCCTCGCCGCGTTGCTGGTCGCGATCGGCGTTTTCGGTCTGTTCGGCATGAGCCGTTCGAATGACGCCTATCGGGACACGTTCACCGACGCGATGCCGAGCGCGGTGAACATCGGCAATGCGGAAATCTACGCGGCGCGCGAACGTCTCGCGCTCGATCGCGCCGCGCTCCTGGTCGGCACGCCGGAAGCGGCATCGACTATCGAGCGTGCGCGCATGCTCGGCGGCACATCCGACGTGTGGTGGAAAAAATATCTCGACTTGCCGCGCAACGCGGACGAAGACCGGCTCGCGCAGGACGTCGCCGCGAAGCGCAACACCTTGCATCAGCATCTCGAAGCGTTCGCGGGGTCGATCACGGCGAACGATCAGAACCAGCTTGTCGAGGACGCAAAGCATCTGCAAGTCGTGTTCAACGATCTCGTCGTCGCCGACGACGCGCTGCGCAAATTCCAGTTCGATTCGGCGAAGCTCGGCTATGACGCCGCGCAGAGCAGCTTCGAGACATTTCGCATCGTCAGCATCGCCGCGCTGGCGCTCGGCGTGATCGCGGCGGCGCTGTCGTATCTGACGCTGAGCCGCGCGATCGCGCGTCCGCTCGGCGAAGCGCTCGGCCACTTCGAGGCGATCGCGGCCGGCGATTTGCGTCGTCCGGTGATGGTGACGTCGCGCGACGAAATGGGGCAACTGCTCGACGGAATCGCCAAAATGCAGCGCAGTCTCACCGAAACGGTGCGCAGCGTGCGCGGGGGCAGCGAGTCGATCGCGACCGCGACTCGCGAAATCGCGGCGGGCAACATCGACCTGTCGTCGCGGACCGAGGAGCAGGCGTCCGCGCTGCAGGAAACCGCTTCGAGCATGGAGCAGCTCACCGGCACCGTGCGCCAGAACGCCGACAACGCGCGCCAGGCGAGCGCGCTCGCGGCCAACGCGTCGGAGATCGCCAACAAGGGCAGCGCGGTGGTGGGCCAGGTGGTCGGCACGATGGGCGACATCAACCAGAGTTCGGCGAAGATCGCCGACATCATCTCGATCATCGAGGGCATCGCCTTCCAGACCAACATCCTCGCGCTGAACGCGGCCGTCGAGGCGGCGCGCGCGGGCGAAGAGGGGCGCGGCTTCGCGGTCGTCGCGGGCGAGGTGCGCAGCCTCGCGCAGCGTTCGTCGGCGGCGGCCAAGGAGATCAAGGAGCTGATCGATACGTCCGTCCAGCGCGTGCACTCGGGCACGGCGCTGGTCGACGAGGCCGGCCGCACGATGAGCGAGATCATCGGCGCGGTGCAGCGCGTAACCGACATCATGGGCGAGATCGCGGCGGCGTCGGAGGAACAGAGCGGCGGCATCGACCAGGTCGCGCGCGCGGTCACGCAGATGGACGAGGTCACGCAGCAGAACGCGGCGCTCGTCGAGGAAGCGGCCGCCGCGGCGTCGTCGCTCGAGGAGCAGGCGACCCGGCTGCGCAGCGCGGTCGCGGTGTTTCAGGTCGACGACAGCGGCCGTGGCGGTCACGAAGCGGCCTCGGCAGTTGCGGCGCCCAAGCGGGTGAGATCCCCGAGTCCGGCCGCCACCCGCGCGCGCAAGACCACGCAGGCCACGGCGCAGGCGGCCTTGCGTCCGAAGACCCCGGTCCCGGCCGCTGTCGCGCCCCAAGTGGCGGTGGCGGCTGCGCCCGCGCCGGCGCGCGCGCCGGCCAGGCCCGCGACGACGGCTGGCAGCGATCAGGAATGGGAGACCTTCTGA